In Oncorhynchus kisutch isolate 150728-3 linkage group LG7, Okis_V2, whole genome shotgun sequence, one DNA window encodes the following:
- the LOC109893966 gene encoding protein CLN8: MTSEQASTLPTFKGPGDPSPGYFSWGLRFQVIGLGFAFYTAVFVLSHLVSMALSQTYRSLLAKEKVFWNLAATRAAFGLQSTVAGLRALTEESAVSRDRVRGQEDWSWFTVLTATGFFLFENVALHASSVVFRAFDLPLAAHHFFALSGFAGAVVWDSLGHYLPMVTLLLEMSTPFTCISWMLLKAGWARTLFWKANQWVMIHMFHCRMVLTYYMWWVSWSHWGEMNMYVALPQRILFYTGLALLTVIINPIWTHKKTMQLLNPVDWNFSNKPPPNGPSGEQKEKTHER, encoded by the exons ATGACCTCCGAGCAGGCCAGCACCCTGCCGACATTCAAGGGCCCCGGCGACCCCAGTCCGGGCTACTTCTCCTGGGGTCTTCGCTTCCAGGTCATCGGCCTGGGCTTTGCCTTCTACACCGCTGTGTTCGTCCTCTCCCACCTGGTGTCCATGGCTCTCTCCCAGACCTACCGCTCTCTGCTGGCTAAGGAGAAGGTGTTCTGGAACCTGGCGGCCACACGGGCCGCGTTCGGCCTCCAGAGCACGGTGGCGGGCCTACGGGCGCTGACCGAGGAGTCGGCCGTGTCCAGggacagggtcagaggtcaggaggACTGGTCTTGGTTCACCGTGCTCACAGCCACAGGCTTCTTTCTGTTTGAGAATGTGGCGCTGCATGCCTCAAGTGTGGTGTTCAGGGCTTTCGACCTTCCCCTGGCCGCCCATCATTTCTTTGCCCTGTCAGGGTTTGCTGGGGCGGTGGTCTGGGACTCACTAGGACATTACCTGCCCAtggttacactactactggagaTGAGCACACCCTTCACCTGCATCTCCTGGATGTTACTAAAG GCTGGCTGGGCGAGGACGCTCTTCTGGAAGGCCAACCAGTGGGTGATGATCCACATGTTCCACTGCCGCATGGTGCTCACGTACTACATGTGGTGGGTGAGCTGGAGTCACTGGGGGGAGATGAACATGTACGTGGCTCTGCCCCAGCGCATTCTCTTCTACACCGGCCTGGCCCTGCTCACAGTGATCATCAACCCCATCTGGACGCACAAGAAGACCATGCAGCTCCTCAACCCTGTTGACTGGAACTTCAGCAACAAGCCGCCGCCCAATGGCCCCAGTGGGGAGCAGAAGGAGAAAACTCATGAGCGATAA